From Rubrivirga sp. SAORIC476, a single genomic window includes:
- a CDS encoding ATP-grasp domain-containing protein gives MGLRPGALDAAERLGRPVIAVVDTPPGRTTAARLAAVVEAPFEEVLDHVDAIAALDPAAVVGLAERAVVPAAHLREALGHPGCALDTAVRCSDKRAMKRAVRAAGLRCADVVEAEEGLSGADLADRLGLPMVLKAAVGSGGRGTRVVRDAADVPDRLPGGWMAESFVEGVEMSVETLVVDGRTVFVNPTAYLEPAWASLAPAPLSAADLDAVRVHAEAARVALGVTTGMTHLELFLTPDGPVFGELAIRPPGGHLMRLIEQAYAFDPWEAVLRVALGEPVDVPTQAGRVAAVQILHPGEGTVLAADGLEEARSLPGVEAVSLRVRPGDAVGPRVGTGQEIGHVIVTGATAEEAQARLAEATAAIRVEVAA, from the coding sequence GTGGGGCTCCGCCCGGGCGCGCTCGACGCGGCCGAGCGGCTGGGGCGCCCGGTGATCGCGGTGGTCGACACCCCGCCGGGGCGGACGACGGCGGCGCGGCTCGCGGCGGTCGTGGAGGCCCCCTTCGAAGAAGTGCTCGACCACGTCGACGCCATCGCGGCGCTGGACCCCGCCGCGGTGGTCGGGCTGGCAGAGCGCGCGGTCGTTCCCGCGGCCCATCTTCGGGAGGCGCTGGGGCATCCCGGGTGCGCGCTGGACACGGCCGTCCGGTGCAGCGACAAGCGGGCCATGAAGCGGGCCGTTCGCGCCGCCGGCCTGCGCTGCGCCGACGTGGTCGAGGCGGAGGAGGGACTCTCAGGCGCCGACCTGGCCGACCGCCTCGGCCTGCCGATGGTGCTCAAGGCCGCCGTCGGCTCCGGCGGACGGGGGACGCGCGTCGTCCGCGACGCCGCCGACGTACCGGACCGCCTGCCGGGCGGCTGGATGGCCGAATCGTTCGTGGAGGGCGTCGAGATGAGCGTCGAGACGCTGGTGGTGGACGGCCGCACGGTGTTCGTCAACCCGACGGCGTACCTCGAACCGGCCTGGGCGAGCCTAGCCCCAGCGCCGCTCTCGGCGGCCGACCTCGACGCCGTCCGCGTTCACGCCGAGGCGGCCCGCGTCGCGCTCGGCGTGACGACCGGCATGACGCACCTCGAACTGTTCCTCACGCCCGACGGCCCGGTGTTCGGCGAGCTGGCCATCCGTCCGCCCGGTGGTCACCTGATGCGGCTGATCGAGCAGGCCTACGCGTTCGACCCGTGGGAGGCGGTGCTGCGCGTCGCGCTCGGCGAGCCGGTCGATGTGCCCACCCAGGCGGGTCGAGTCGCGGCCGTCCAGATCCTCCACCCCGGCGAAGGGACGGTCCTCGCCGCCGACGGCCTGGAGGAGGCGCGGTCGCTTCCTGGCGTCGAAGCGGTGTCGCTCCGCGTCCGCCCGGGGGACGCCGTGGGGCCGCGGGTCGGGACGGGCCAGGAGATCGGCCACGTGATCGTGACGGGCGCGACGGCAGAGGAGGCGCAGGCCCGCCTCGCCGAGGCGACGGCGGCGATCCGGGTGGAGGTGGCCGCGTGA
- a CDS encoding aminopeptidase P family protein encodes MFSPDTFSARRAALAQAVGSGLIVLLGNEAMPMNYAANLYDFRQDGSFRYYGRADAPGLALTLDAETGETTLYGREATMEDRVWDGERPSVVERAQAAGISHTAPPEALAAAVATAQRSGRTIHTLPPYRAAQRVRLAGLLGVAPEAVTPSEALMDAVIAQRLVKTAEEVSEIEYALTLADEVHRTAMWMAQPGRTEFEVAAAVQAAAASRGAVLSFPAIITTRGEVPHHHAGPHTLEAGELLLHDVGCVAPESGYCSDITRCSPVGGTFSDRQRAIYELVLEAQEACIAGCAPGVPFRDLHDLASRTLATGLVGLGLLRGDVDEIVAQGAHALFFHHGLGHPMGLDVHDLEGLGEDRVGYGNGFTRSTQFGTQYLRFARELRPGHVMTVEPGLYFNGVLIELWRSENRFAEFVDYDEAASWVGFGGVRIEDDVLITDDGHRVLGPGIPKSIVDVEAVVQSGTA; translated from the coding sequence ATGTTCTCTCCCGACACCTTCTCCGCTCGCCGAGCTGCGCTCGCGCAGGCGGTCGGCTCCGGCCTCATCGTCCTCCTCGGCAACGAGGCGATGCCGATGAACTACGCCGCCAACCTGTACGACTTCAGGCAGGACGGCTCATTCCGGTACTACGGCCGGGCCGACGCGCCCGGCCTCGCGCTCACCCTGGACGCGGAGACCGGCGAGACGACCCTGTACGGCCGCGAGGCGACCATGGAGGACCGGGTGTGGGACGGCGAGCGTCCGAGCGTGGTCGAGCGCGCGCAGGCCGCCGGCATCTCCCACACGGCGCCTCCGGAGGCGCTGGCTGCTGCCGTCGCCACGGCCCAGCGTTCGGGCCGCACGATCCACACGCTCCCTCCGTACCGGGCGGCCCAGCGTGTCCGGCTGGCGGGCCTGCTCGGCGTCGCGCCCGAGGCGGTCACGCCGTCGGAGGCGCTGATGGACGCCGTGATCGCGCAGCGGCTCGTCAAGACGGCCGAGGAGGTATCCGAGATCGAGTACGCCCTCACCCTCGCCGACGAGGTCCACCGCACGGCCATGTGGATGGCACAGCCGGGGCGGACGGAGTTCGAGGTCGCCGCGGCGGTGCAGGCCGCGGCGGCCTCGCGCGGCGCCGTGCTCTCGTTCCCGGCCATCATTACGACGCGCGGCGAAGTCCCGCACCACCACGCCGGACCGCACACCCTGGAGGCGGGCGAGCTGCTCCTCCACGATGTCGGCTGCGTGGCGCCGGAGTCGGGCTACTGCTCGGACATCACCCGGTGCTCGCCGGTGGGAGGGACCTTCTCGGACCGCCAGCGGGCCATCTACGAGCTGGTGCTCGAGGCACAGGAGGCGTGCATCGCGGGCTGCGCCCCTGGCGTCCCGTTCCGCGACCTCCACGACCTCGCCAGCCGGACCCTCGCGACCGGCCTCGTCGGCCTCGGTCTGCTCCGCGGCGACGTCGACGAGATCGTCGCGCAGGGCGCGCACGCGCTCTTCTTCCATCACGGACTCGGCCACCCGATGGGCCTGGACGTGCACGACCTCGAAGGGCTCGGCGAGGACCGCGTCGGCTACGGGAACGGGTTCACCCGCAGCACTCAGTTCGGGACGCAGTACCTCCGCTTCGCGCGCGAGCTGCGGCCCGGCCACGTGATGACGGTGGAGCCAGGCCTGTATTTCAACGGTGTCCTGATCGAGCTCTGGCGCTCCGAGAACCGCTTCGCGGAGTTCGTCGACTACGACGAGGCGGCCTCGTGGGTCGGCTTCGGCGGCGTCCGCATCGAAGACGACGTGCTGATCACGGACGACGGGCACCGGGTGCTCGGGCCGGGCATCCCCAAGTCGATTGTGGACGTGGAGGCGGTCGTCCAGAGCGGCACGGCGTGA
- a CDS encoding efflux RND transporter periplasmic adaptor subunit, which produces MALTRPQKTALWTGVGLLAVALLLLPRFVGGDAEAEPTADAPRGADTLTVTVAPVSMELLEDRVTTTGTLLPWEAVEVRAEVAGRVTAINFSEGSAVGQGQTLVSLDAEVLRAQIEGARARRDLAGVQARRYRELFEIGGLSRQELDQAESEARVLDAELAQLAAEVRRRQVVAPFAGQIGLRQVSVGAYVAPGDPIATLRVTGQLRLEFTVPERYLGQIRTGSPVRFRVPGQEDDFVATVYATEPNVDAATRAFTVRARVRNPGGVLVPGAFAEVALVLDEILEALLVPTAALITGADSTTVFVVRDGTAVPRAVTTGVRTADRIQVTSGLTPDDVVLTSGLNQVRPGQAIRTGGAFDPTQVRPASTAPEGRAYQTAD; this is translated from the coding sequence GTGGCGCTCACTCGCCCTCAGAAAACCGCCCTCTGGACCGGCGTCGGCCTGCTGGCCGTCGCCCTGCTCCTTTTGCCCCGCTTCGTCGGCGGCGACGCCGAGGCGGAGCCGACCGCGGACGCGCCGCGCGGCGCCGACACGCTGACGGTGACCGTCGCCCCGGTGTCGATGGAGTTGCTGGAGGACCGCGTCACGACGACCGGCACGCTGCTGCCCTGGGAGGCCGTCGAGGTGCGTGCCGAGGTGGCGGGCCGCGTGACCGCGATCAACTTCTCGGAAGGCTCGGCGGTGGGCCAGGGCCAGACGCTCGTCTCGCTCGACGCGGAGGTGCTGCGGGCGCAGATCGAGGGCGCTCGGGCGCGGCGTGACCTCGCGGGCGTGCAGGCCCGGCGCTACCGGGAGCTGTTCGAGATCGGCGGGCTGAGCCGACAGGAGCTGGACCAGGCCGAGAGCGAGGCGCGCGTGCTGGACGCCGAGCTGGCCCAACTGGCCGCCGAGGTGCGCCGTCGGCAGGTGGTGGCGCCCTTTGCGGGCCAGATCGGGCTCCGGCAGGTCAGCGTCGGCGCGTACGTCGCCCCCGGCGACCCCATCGCGACGCTCCGCGTGACCGGCCAGCTCCGGCTGGAGTTCACCGTCCCGGAGCGCTACCTCGGTCAGATCCGCACCGGCTCGCCGGTCCGCTTCCGCGTCCCCGGCCAGGAGGACGACTTCGTGGCCACGGTCTATGCCACCGAGCCCAACGTGGACGCCGCCACGCGGGCCTTCACCGTCCGAGCGCGGGTCCGCAACCCCGGCGGGGTCCTGGTGCCGGGCGCCTTCGCCGAGGTGGCCCTCGTGCTGGACGAGATCCTCGAGGCGCTGCTCGTCCCGACCGCCGCCCTCATCACGGGGGCGGACAGCACGACCGTCTTCGTCGTCCGCGACGGCACCGCCGTTCCGCGCGCCGTGACGACCGGCGTCCGCACGGCCGACCGGATCCAGGTCACGAGCGGCCTCACCCCGGACGACGTGGTGCTCACGTCGGGCCTCAACCAGGTCCGCCCCGGCCAGGCCATCCGCACCGGCGGCGCCTTCGACCCGACGCAGGTGCGCCCCGCGAGCACGGCGCCCGAGGGCCGCGCCTACCAGACGGCCGACTAG
- a CDS encoding efflux RND transporter permease subunit, which yields MASLYDVSVRRPVFATVMSLTILIGGVIGYQRLGVREYPIVETPVISVSTSLRGANAAVIESQVTEPIEESVNAIDGIRSITSTSNEGRSTVRVEFDLGADLDRAAADVRDRVSRARGRIPDEAEEPVISKSNSDGQPVVFLNLSSEQYDLLELSEIADNFFAERLQTIDGVASVDIWGDKRYAMRMWIDPAALAAYGLTPGDVQRAVQEQNVELPGGRIEGDQVELTIRPLTRLSTVEEFENLILKNDGTSLVRFSDVGRVELAAQNQRTVLKRDGVAMVGVVLRPLADANAIDIVDEFYRRVDDIKEDLPPGIEMGIGFDNTEPIRASIEEVRETILIALALVILVIFGFLRDWRTTLVPVVVIPVSLVGAFGVMALAGFSINVLTLLALVLAIGLVVDDAIVVLENIYAKIEDGMDPLQAAVVGTKEIYIAVIATTLALVAVFLPIIFQSGVIGALFREFGLTIAAAVVISSFAALTLTPMLSSKLLKRRETKPWLYRKTEPFFERTNDAYRRTLSAFLRVRWMAFVVMAVASVGVWWLFSNLESELAPAEDRSQIRLFANAPQGRGYAYMDAYTDELIALIQREVPEVEALISVTSPGFGSSGSVNSAFANLILVPPDERERSQDDIANGLQRALGSLPGARVNASQPATISTSSGRGSPVQLVIQAPNLVALQDALPAFLEAAGQDPAFQFVRADLEFTLPELQIEVDRDRAQALGIAPLDVAQALSVALSEGRYGYFNRNGEQYEIIGQLEREARDTPNALQGLYVRSAAGQPIPLSNLVTLTESAAPPQLYRFNRFTAATVSAEPAEGVSLGDAIDAMEAVARETLPVGFSTALDGQSRDFRESGGSILVVFGLALVLIYLVLAAQFESFRDPITILLTVPLALLGALGALWVFGSTLNVFSQIGLVMLIGLVTKNGILIVEFAKQKREEGMGRQQAAEEASAARFRPILMTAFSTVLGTLPIALALGAGAESRVPMGLAVIGGLVVGTFLTLYVIPALYTFIASKEVGVVPLSVAGDGATTAIPERPVRLGPETGGDGSEAEAPAALIEPDRDAS from the coding sequence ATGGCCTCGCTCTACGACGTCTCGGTCCGCCGCCCCGTCTTCGCGACGGTGATGTCGCTGACGATCCTGATCGGCGGGGTGATCGGGTACCAGCGGCTGGGCGTGCGCGAGTACCCGATCGTCGAGACGCCGGTGATCTCGGTGTCGACGAGCCTGCGCGGTGCCAACGCGGCCGTCATCGAGAGCCAGGTGACCGAGCCCATCGAGGAGTCGGTCAACGCCATCGACGGCATCCGGTCGATCACGAGCACGAGCAACGAGGGCCGGAGCACGGTGCGCGTCGAGTTCGACCTCGGCGCCGACCTGGACCGGGCCGCGGCCGACGTGCGCGACCGCGTGTCCCGCGCCCGCGGCCGGATCCCGGACGAGGCCGAGGAGCCCGTCATCTCGAAGTCCAACTCGGACGGCCAGCCGGTCGTCTTCCTCAACCTGTCGTCCGAGCAGTACGACCTGCTGGAGCTGTCGGAGATCGCGGACAACTTCTTCGCCGAGCGCCTCCAGACGATCGACGGCGTCGCCTCGGTCGACATCTGGGGCGACAAGCGCTACGCGATGCGGATGTGGATCGACCCGGCGGCGCTGGCGGCTTACGGACTCACGCCGGGCGACGTGCAGCGGGCCGTCCAGGAGCAGAACGTCGAGCTGCCCGGCGGGCGCATTGAGGGAGACCAGGTGGAGCTGACCATCCGCCCGCTCACGCGGCTCTCGACCGTCGAGGAGTTCGAAAACCTGATCTTGAAGAACGACGGCACGTCGCTCGTGCGGTTCTCCGACGTGGGGCGCGTCGAGTTGGCCGCGCAGAACCAGCGGACGGTCCTCAAGCGCGACGGCGTCGCGATGGTGGGCGTCGTCCTCCGTCCCCTCGCCGACGCCAACGCCATCGACATTGTCGACGAGTTCTACCGGCGCGTGGACGACATCAAGGAGGACCTGCCGCCGGGCATCGAGATGGGCATCGGGTTCGACAACACCGAACCCATCCGAGCATCCATCGAGGAGGTCCGCGAGACGATCCTGATCGCGCTCGCCCTGGTCATCCTCGTCATCTTCGGCTTCCTGCGCGACTGGCGGACGACCCTCGTGCCGGTGGTCGTCATTCCGGTGTCGCTCGTGGGCGCCTTCGGCGTGATGGCGCTGGCCGGCTTCTCGATCAACGTGCTGACGCTGCTGGCGCTCGTGCTCGCCATCGGCCTCGTCGTGGACGACGCGATCGTGGTGCTGGAGAACATCTACGCCAAGATCGAGGACGGCATGGACCCGCTCCAGGCGGCCGTGGTGGGCACCAAGGAGATCTACATCGCCGTCATCGCGACGACGCTCGCGCTGGTGGCCGTCTTCCTGCCCATCATCTTCCAGAGCGGCGTGATCGGGGCGCTCTTCCGCGAGTTCGGGCTGACCATCGCGGCGGCGGTCGTGATCTCGTCGTTCGCCGCGCTCACGCTCACGCCGATGCTCTCGTCGAAGCTGCTCAAGCGGCGCGAGACGAAGCCGTGGCTCTACCGCAAGACGGAGCCCTTCTTCGAGCGGACCAACGACGCCTACCGCCGGACGCTGAGCGCCTTTCTGCGCGTCCGCTGGATGGCATTCGTGGTGATGGCGGTGGCGAGCGTCGGCGTGTGGTGGCTGTTCTCGAACCTGGAGAGCGAGCTGGCGCCCGCCGAGGACCGGTCGCAGATCCGCCTGTTCGCCAACGCGCCCCAGGGCCGCGGCTACGCCTACATGGACGCCTACACCGACGAGCTGATCGCGCTGATCCAGCGCGAGGTGCCCGAGGTGGAGGCGCTCATCTCGGTCACGTCGCCGGGCTTCGGGTCGTCGGGCTCGGTCAACTCGGCGTTCGCCAACCTCATCCTGGTGCCGCCGGACGAGCGGGAGCGAAGCCAGGACGACATCGCCAACGGCCTCCAGCGCGCCCTCGGCTCGCTGCCCGGCGCGCGCGTCAATGCGAGCCAGCCGGCGACCATCTCGACCTCGTCCGGCCGGGGCTCGCCGGTGCAGCTCGTGATTCAGGCGCCCAACCTGGTCGCTCTGCAGGACGCGCTCCCGGCCTTCCTGGAGGCCGCGGGCCAGGACCCCGCCTTCCAGTTCGTCCGCGCCGACCTGGAGTTCACGCTGCCCGAGTTGCAGATCGAGGTCGACCGCGACCGGGCGCAGGCGCTCGGGATCGCGCCGCTCGACGTGGCGCAGGCCCTCTCCGTCGCCCTCAGCGAGGGCCGCTATGGCTACTTCAACCGCAACGGCGAGCAGTACGAGATCATCGGCCAGCTGGAGCGCGAGGCGCGCGACACGCCGAACGCGCTGCAGGGGCTGTACGTCCGCAGCGCCGCCGGGCAGCCGATCCCTCTGTCCAACCTCGTCACGCTGACCGAGTCGGCCGCGCCGCCGCAGCTCTACCGCTTCAACCGGTTCACGGCCGCGACGGTCTCGGCCGAGCCCGCCGAGGGCGTCTCGCTGGGCGACGCCATCGACGCGATGGAGGCCGTCGCACGCGAGACGCTGCCGGTCGGCTTCTCGACCGCGCTGGACGGGCAGAGCCGCGACTTCCGGGAGTCAGGGGGCTCCATCCTGGTCGTCTTCGGGCTGGCGCTCGTGCTGATCTACCTCGTGCTGGCGGCCCAGTTCGAGAGCTTCCGCGACCCGATCACGATCCTGCTGACGGTCCCGCTGGCACTGCTCGGTGCGCTCGGCGCGCTGTGGGTGTTCGGGAGCACGCTCAACGTGTTCAGCCAGATCGGGCTCGTGATGCTGATCGGGCTCGTGACTAAAAACGGCATCCTGATCGTCGAGTTCGCCAAGCAGAAGCGAGAGGAGGGCATGGGCCGCCAGCAGGCCGCCGAGGAGGCATCGGCGGCGCGCTTCCGCCCGATCCTGATGACGGCCTTCTCGACCGTCCTCGGCACGCTCCCTATCGCGCTGGCGCTGGGCGCGGGCGCCGAGAGCCGCGTCCCGATGGGGCTGGCGGTAATCGGCGGCCTCGTGGTGGGCACGTTCCTGACGCTCTACGTCATCCCGGCGCTGTACACGTTCATCGCGAGCAAGGAGGTCGGGGTGGTCCCGCTGTCCGTCGCCGGCGACGGCGCGACGACGGCCATCCCCGAGCGGCCCGTCCGCCTCGGTCCCGAGACGGGCGGAGACGGGAGCGAGGCGGAGGCGCCCGCCGCGCTCATCGAACCCGACCGGGACGCCTCGTGA
- a CDS encoding TolC family protein, translating into MRGLLALGLAVGAHAQPTSLRQDSIPPLPDSLRLYGGTLATRPPLPTFSVPDGALRLTLDEAIAVAVARNPGQAISALEADRARNDVTRGNAGFLPTLDASAGLAGSRSGAFFSRSDSTGASTGSVRSSTVLDAALGLGVTLSDGGLREATYRRLQADARRLALLADADAEALALDVSTAYLDVARQADLADAFAEAVVVSEDRLRIAQAEVRIGTAAEIEAALALADFTADRAALLRQQVQLAGSRAALGGLLALPDPEAIVVTDSLSLDAPPDLARLVTEAAEGNRRVRSSQVAEEVAALGIDQVRSEYRPTVRATAGVGLAALDSGFLPPNAEPIIGPDLRYGITASIPILDGGERRRRLQNAEIALRQSELATDALRLSSRARAAQLAATARGFRGLVELETLNERIARENVRVALAQLRLGFISPVDLRLIQLALVDVRVRRVEAVYQARLAEAELRLLAGELLPDDRLPRTSVY; encoded by the coding sequence ATGCGGGGCCTCCTGGCACTCGGGCTGGCCGTCGGCGCCCACGCCCAGCCGACCTCGCTGCGGCAGGACTCGATCCCGCCCCTCCCCGACTCGCTGCGCCTCTACGGCGGCACGCTCGCGACGCGCCCCCCGCTCCCCACGTTCTCGGTGCCCGACGGGGCGCTCCGGCTGACGCTCGACGAGGCCATCGCCGTCGCGGTCGCACGCAACCCCGGGCAGGCCATCTCGGCACTCGAAGCGGACCGCGCCCGCAACGACGTCACGCGCGGCAACGCGGGCTTCCTGCCGACGCTCGACGCCAGCGCGGGGCTCGCGGGCTCGCGCAGCGGCGCCTTCTTCAGCCGTTCCGACAGCACGGGCGCCAGCACCGGCAGCGTCCGGTCGTCCACCGTGCTCGACGCGGCCCTCGGGCTGGGCGTGACGCTGTCCGACGGCGGCCTGCGCGAGGCCACCTACCGCCGCCTCCAGGCCGACGCCCGCCGCCTCGCGCTCCTCGCCGACGCCGACGCCGAGGCACTCGCCCTCGACGTGTCGACGGCCTACCTCGACGTCGCCCGTCAGGCCGACCTCGCCGACGCCTTCGCCGAGGCGGTCGTGGTGTCGGAGGATCGGCTGCGGATCGCCCAGGCGGAGGTCCGCATCGGGACGGCGGCCGAGATCGAGGCGGCGCTCGCGCTGGCCGACTTCACCGCCGACCGGGCGGCGCTGCTCCGCCAGCAGGTCCAGCTCGCGGGCTCCCGCGCGGCCCTCGGCGGCCTGCTGGCGCTGCCCGACCCCGAGGCGATCGTCGTCACCGACTCGCTCTCCCTCGATGCTCCGCCCGACCTCGCGCGGTTGGTCACCGAGGCGGCCGAGGGCAACCGGCGCGTTCGCTCGTCACAGGTGGCCGAGGAGGTCGCCGCGCTCGGCATCGACCAGGTCCGCTCCGAGTACCGCCCGACCGTCCGCGCGACGGCGGGCGTGGGGCTGGCGGCGCTCGACAGCGGCTTCCTCCCGCCCAACGCCGAGCCGATCATCGGGCCGGACCTCCGCTACGGCATCACGGCGTCGATCCCGATCCTCGACGGCGGCGAGCGGCGGCGACGGCTCCAGAACGCCGAGATCGCGCTCCGCCAGTCCGAGCTGGCCACCGACGCGCTCCGGCTCTCGTCCCGCGCCCGGGCCGCCCAGCTCGCCGCGACGGCGCGCGGCTTCCGCGGCCTCGTCGAGCTGGAGACGCTCAACGAGCGGATCGCCCGCGAGAACGTGCGCGTGGCGCTGGCCCAGCTCCGGCTCGGGTTCATCTCCCCGGTCGACCTCCGCCTGATCCAGCTCGCGCTGGTCGACGTGCGCGTGCGCCGCGTCGAAGCCGTGTATCAGGCCCGCCTCGCCGAGGCCGAGTTGCGTCTCCTCGCTGGCGAGTTGCTGCCGGACGACCGACTGCCGCGGACCTCGGTGTACTGA
- a CDS encoding SRPBCC family protein, producing the protein MALTHHLHTTTWLPLPRAEVFAFFADAENLARITPPELAFEIVTPTPIDIREGALIDYRLGLFGVRFGWRTEIIHWEPPYRFVDQQLNGPYRRWHHTHTFVERVGPDGHPGTQMDDLVRWELPLAPFGEAAYPLVRLQLARIFGYRQQKIRELLGGG; encoded by the coding sequence GTGGCCCTGACCCACCACCTGCATACGACCACCTGGCTCCCGCTGCCGCGCGCCGAGGTGTTCGCCTTCTTCGCCGACGCCGAGAACCTCGCCCGCATCACGCCGCCCGAGCTGGCCTTCGAGATCGTCACGCCGACGCCCATCGACATCCGCGAGGGCGCGCTGATCGATTACCGGCTGGGCCTGTTCGGCGTCCGCTTCGGGTGGCGGACCGAGATCATCCACTGGGAACCGCCGTACCGGTTCGTGGACCAGCAGTTGAACGGCCCGTACCGGCGCTGGCATCACACCCACACCTTCGTCGAGCGGGTCGGGCCCGACGGGCACCCGGGCACGCAGATGGACGACCTGGTCCGGTGGGAGCTGCCGCTGGCGCCGTTCGGGGAGGCGGCCTATCCGCTCGTCCGCCTCCAGCTCGCGCGCATCTTCGGGTACCGGCAGCAGAAGATCCGGGAGTTGCTCGGCGGCGGCTAG
- a CDS encoding iron chaperone, which translates to MSRSATIAAYIDAAPEAGRPHLRRLYAILKDAAPDAQEAIKWGAPFFVEPRFLFSFSAHKAHVSLAATPEALERFREEIGDYKTTTNFLKVGYDEPMPEDLIRRIAEHRVQVVAQREDDGFW; encoded by the coding sequence ATGTCCCGATCTGCGACCATCGCCGCGTACATCGACGCCGCCCCCGAGGCGGGGCGCCCGCACCTGCGGCGCCTGTACGCGATCCTGAAGGACGCCGCGCCGGACGCCCAGGAGGCGATCAAGTGGGGTGCGCCCTTCTTCGTCGAGCCCCGGTTCCTGTTCTCGTTCTCCGCCCATAAGGCCCACGTCAGCCTGGCGGCGACGCCGGAGGCGCTGGAGCGCTTCCGGGAGGAGATCGGGGACTACAAGACGACCACCAACTTCCTCAAGGTGGGCTACGACGAGCCGATGCCCGAGGACCTGATTCGGCGGATCGCCGAGCACCGCGTCCAGGTCGTGGCGCAGCGGGAAGACGACGGGTTCTGGTAG
- a CDS encoding DUF885 family protein, giving the protein MRAAVLALVALLLTLSASAQRSTEVEAVESVVAEWWAWRLADDPLFASYVGVRDHDDRLQDVTAEARAARAAQAARFLDRLDAIDADALEGEARITAGILRTMLDDVIDADRFGAELMPVTASDGFHVAFTRLPSQMPMTTVAEVENYLARLRAWPAHVEAQIANMREGLRTGRTLPAVAIQGLPATIAAHVVADPEASVFWAPLAELPSTLPEADRARLMEEGRAVIETAVVPGYAAFLAFMEGEYLPGARATIGLGDLPGGEAAYAWRVRQFTTLDVTPRAVHDIGLAEVDRIRGEMEAVIAEVGFEGSFDDFLTFLRTDPQFVADSPEALLREGAWIAMQMNAKLPQLFGRLPRLPYTVQPVPDFLAPTFTAGFYVEPPAGGRVPGVYWLNTYDLPSRPTWALEALTFHEAVPGHHLQIALAQELDHLPAFRRALVLTAYEEGWGLYAESLGTEAGFYTDPYRRFGRLTYEMWRACRLVVDTGMHALGWSRQDAIDYLGANTALSELEVRTEVDRYIGWPGQALGYKMGELTIRRLRTEAEDALGERFDVRAFHDEVLGHGELPMGVLETVVRDWIARQ; this is encoded by the coding sequence ATGCGCGCTGCCGTCCTCGCCCTCGTCGCCCTGCTGTTGACCCTTTCCGCCTCGGCGCAGCGGTCGACCGAGGTGGAGGCCGTCGAGTCCGTCGTGGCCGAGTGGTGGGCGTGGCGCCTCGCCGACGACCCGCTGTTCGCCAGCTACGTCGGTGTGAGGGACCACGACGACCGGCTCCAGGACGTGACGGCGGAGGCGCGGGCCGCCCGCGCCGCACAGGCCGCGCGCTTCCTCGACCGACTCGACGCGATCGACGCCGACGCGCTGGAAGGCGAGGCACGCATCACGGCGGGCATCCTCCGCACGATGCTGGACGACGTGATCGACGCGGACCGCTTCGGCGCGGAGCTGATGCCGGTGACCGCGTCGGACGGCTTCCACGTCGCGTTCACCCGCCTGCCCAGCCAGATGCCGATGACGACGGTCGCGGAGGTCGAGAACTACCTCGCCCGCCTCCGCGCGTGGCCCGCGCACGTGGAGGCCCAGATCGCCAACATGCGCGAGGGGCTCCGCACCGGGCGAACGCTGCCCGCCGTCGCCATCCAGGGCCTGCCCGCCACCATCGCCGCACACGTCGTGGCCGACCCCGAGGCGAGCGTCTTCTGGGCTCCCCTCGCCGAGCTGCCCTCGACCCTTCCCGAGGCGGACCGGGCGCGCCTGATGGAGGAGGGGAGAGCCGTGATTGAAACGGCGGTCGTTCCCGGCTACGCCGCCTTTCTGGCGTTCATGGAGGGCGAGTACCTGCCCGGTGCGCGCGCCACGATCGGCCTCGGCGACCTGCCGGGGGGCGAGGCAGCCTATGCGTGGCGCGTCCGCCAGTTCACCACGCTCGACGTGACGCCGCGCGCTGTCCACGACATCGGGCTGGCCGAGGTGGACCGCATCCGTGGCGAGATGGAGGCCGTGATCGCGGAGGTCGGCTTCGAGGGGTCGTTCGACGACTTCCTGACGTTCCTCCGCACCGACCCGCAGTTCGTGGCCGACTCGCCGGAGGCGCTGCTCCGGGAGGGCGCGTGGATCGCGATGCAGATGAACGCGAAGCTGCCGCAGCTCTTCGGCCGCCTCCCACGCCTGCCGTACACCGTCCAGCCCGTGCCGGACTTCCTCGCGCCGACGTTCACGGCCGGCTTCTACGTCGAGCCGCCCGCCGGGGGGCGCGTGCCGGGCGTCTACTGGCTCAACACGTACGACCTGCCCAGCCGCCCGACGTGGGCGCTGGAGGCGCTGACGTTCCACGAGGCCGTGCCGGGCCACCACCTCCAGATCGCGCTGGCGCAGGAGTTGGACCACCTGCCCGCCTTCCGCCGCGCCCTCGTGCTGACGGCCTACGAGGAGGGTTGGGGTCTGTACGCCGAGTCGCTCGGGACGGAGGCGGGCTTCTACACCGACCCGTACCGCCGCTTCGGCCGCCTGACCTACGAGATGTGGCGCGCGTGCCGCCTGGTCGTCGACACCGGGATGCACGCGCTCGGCTGGAGCCGACAGGACGCCATCGATTACCTGGGTGCCAACACGGCGCTGTCGGAGCTGGAGGTCCGCACCGAGGTGGACCGCTACATCGGGTGGCCGGGGCAGGCGCTGGGCTACAAAATGGGCGAGCTCACGATCCGCCGCCTGCGCACCGAGGCCGAGGACGCGCTGGGCGAGCGCTTCGACGTGCGGGCGTTCCACGACGAGGTGCTCGGCCACGGCGAGTTGCCGATGGGCGTATTGGAGACGGTCGTCCGTGACTGGATCGCGCGGCAGTGA